In Ornithodoros turicata isolate Travis unplaced genomic scaffold, ASM3712646v1 ctg00001343.1, whole genome shotgun sequence, the following proteins share a genomic window:
- the LOC135376868 gene encoding LOW QUALITY PROTEIN: NADH-ubiquinone oxidoreductase chain 4-like (The sequence of the model RefSeq protein was modified relative to this genomic sequence to represent the inferred CDS: inserted 1 base in 1 codon; substituted 5 bases at 5 genomic stop codons) gives MSLKVNFDKIFNFYIILIVLLLIFCFLLQNLIGFYLFFERVLFPIVILIMGWGYQPERLQAGIYILFYTLFGSLPLFLFFLFNRERLRIFYIYXINYRLSIVIVLIGVLGFLVKIPIFFVHVXLPKAHVEAPVAGSMILAGVLLKLGIYGLLRIKFFLINNFNRFSFLIMRVVLIGGLIIRLICLCQVDVKALIAYSSVCHMGMVLGGLMSITGXGLIGSLAIMIGHGLCSSGLFCLANMYYERFYTRRIILLKGLGRVFPFXGLXXFLFRIINIAAPPSINLGGELLLIGGIIKWRLIVIVPLGLISFFSAGYSLYIFSYLNHGKGWVVYGVFIISIREIYLLFLHLIPLLL, from the exons ATGAGTTTAAAGGTTAATTTTGATAAGATATTTAATTTTTATATTATTTTGATAGTTCTTCTTTtaattttttgctttttgcttcAAAATTTAATtgggttttatttattttttgaaaGAGTTTTGTTTCCTATTGTTATATTAATTATGGGTTGGGGATACCAGCCTGAACGTCTTCAGGCTGGTATTTATATACTATTTTATACACTTTTTGGTTCACTccctttatttttgttttttttattcaataGAGAAAGATTAagaattttttatatttattgaATAAATTATAGATTATCAATAGTGATAGTGCTTATAGGAGTTTTAGGATTTTTAGTAAAAATACCAATATTTTTTGTTCATGTTTGACTCCCAAAGGCTCATGTTGAAGCTCCGGTAGCTGGATCTATGATTTTGGCTGGTGTGTTATTAAAATTAGGAATTTATGGACTTCTTCGAattaaattttttttaattaataATTTTAATAGATTTAGTTTTCTGATTATGAGAGTTGTTTTGATTGGCGGTTTAATAATTAGATTAATTTGTTTATGTCAGGTTGATGTTAAGGCACTGATTGCATATTCTTCTGTATGTCATATGGGTATGGTTTTAGGAGGTCTTATGAGTATAACTGGTTGAGGGTTGATTGGAAGTTTAGCTATAATGATTGGTCATGGTCTTTGCTCATCAGGGTTATTTTGTTTAGCAAATATGTACTATGAACGGTTCTACACTCGTAGAATAATTCTTTTAAAAGGTTTAGGAAGAGTATTTCCAT TAGGATTGTGATGATTTTTATTTAGAATTATTAATATAGCAGCCCCTCCTTCTATAAATTTAGGTGGAGAGTTACTATTAATAGGTGGTATTATAAAGTGGAGATTAATAGTAATAGTTCCTTTAGGTTTAATATCTTTTTTTAGTGCAGGGTATTCTTTGTATATATTTAGTTATTTAAATCATGGGAAAGGATGGGTGGTATATGGTGTGTTTATAATTTCAATTCGAGAAATATATCTATTATTTCTTCATTTAATTCCCCTATTATTGTGA
- the LOC135376876 gene encoding LOW QUALITY PROTEIN: NADH-ubiquinone oxidoreductase chain 5-like (The sequence of the model RefSeq protein was modified relative to this genomic sequence to represent the inferred CDS: substituted 1 base at 1 genomic stop codon) gives MAAPTPVSSLVHSSTLVTAGVYLLIRLDMLFCISGFRXFLSFLALLTMVISGVGAVLEMDLKKIIALSTLRQLGLIILILSLGETGLAFFHLLTHALFKAILFLCAGFIIHRRLGGQDIRFMGFFFCSNPLIGISFRLANLSLFGLPFLRGFYSKDIILEFVYANKEN, from the coding sequence ATGGCAGCCCCAACCCCCGTCTCCTCTTTAGTTCATTCTTCAACTTTGGTTACAGCTGGTGTTTATCTTTTAATTCGTTTAGATATGTTATTTTGTATTAGTGGTTTTAGATGATTTTTATCTTTTTTGGCTTTGTTAACTATGGTTATATCAGGGGTTGGGGCTGTATTGGAAATGGATCTAAAAAAAATTATTGCTTTGTCTACTCTTAGACAGCTTGGTTTAATAATATTAATTTTGTCTTTAGGGGAAACAGGTCtagctttttttcatttattaACTCATGCATTATTTAAGGCtatattatttttatgtgcTGGTTTTATAATCCATAGAAGATTAGGAGGGCAGGATATTCGTTTtatgggattttttttttgttctaatCCTTTAATTGGAATATCATTTAGACTAGCTAATTTATCACTATTTGGGTTACCATTTTTAAGAGGATTTTATTCAAAAGATATAATTTTAGAATTTGTTTATGCTAATAAGGAAAATTGA